A stretch of Opitutaceae bacterium DNA encodes these proteins:
- a CDS encoding sulfatase-like hydrolase/transferase, whose product MSESKRPNIIVFFTDQQRHDTTGVGGSPLGLTPNFDRMAMEGTHIANSFTCQPVCGPARSCLQTGLYATQTGVWRNGFALKDGLKTLADHFNEAGYDTGYIGKWHLMPHQHHGPVPREGQGGYQSWLGANLLEFVSDAYDCNLWDENGKPHKLPGYRVDAQTDAAIRYIARERENPYFLFVSYLEPHHQNHSDNYPAPPGYEETYAGARLPPDLAAMGGSSPQHWPGYCGMVKRLDEALGRLIDALRSLDQLENTIILFTSDHGNHFKTRNAEYKRSCHEASIHVPTAIRGPGFQGGGRIERLVSLIDLPPTLLDAAGIEVPPEMQGQSVLSLLKGDPSVTWPEEVFVQISESHTGRCVRTARWKYSVRSPETGDDGKPVSKPGSEVYEDDFLYDLQSDPWEQTNLIGMPPFREVVADMRHRLVRRMVSAGEEEPRFIDAPEAYAFQRKPHFAGGSGVA is encoded by the coding sequence ATGTCCGAATCCAAACGCCCCAACATCATCGTCTTCTTCACCGACCAGCAGCGGCATGACACCACGGGTGTCGGCGGTTCGCCATTGGGCCTGACGCCCAACTTCGACCGGATGGCGATGGAAGGCACGCACATCGCAAACAGCTTCACCTGCCAGCCGGTCTGCGGGCCGGCCCGGTCCTGCCTGCAGACCGGACTCTACGCCACCCAGACCGGGGTCTGGAGGAACGGGTTCGCCTTGAAGGATGGATTGAAGACACTGGCCGATCATTTCAACGAGGCCGGCTACGATACCGGTTATATCGGAAAATGGCACCTTATGCCGCACCAACACCACGGCCCGGTTCCGCGGGAGGGTCAGGGGGGCTACCAGAGCTGGCTGGGGGCCAACCTCCTCGAATTCGTCTCGGACGCCTACGACTGCAATCTCTGGGATGAGAACGGGAAACCCCACAAGCTTCCCGGCTACCGGGTTGATGCCCAGACCGATGCGGCCATCCGCTATATCGCCAGGGAACGCGAGAATCCCTACTTCCTCTTTGTCTCCTACCTCGAACCACACCACCAGAATCACTCCGACAATTACCCGGCCCCCCCCGGTTATGAAGAGACATACGCAGGGGCGAGACTTCCACCCGATCTGGCGGCGATGGGCGGCTCATCACCGCAGCATTGGCCGGGTTACTGCGGGATGGTCAAGCGTCTGGATGAGGCGCTCGGTCGCCTCATCGATGCCCTGCGCAGTCTCGATCAATTGGAGAACACGATCATTCTCTTCACCTCCGATCACGGCAATCATTTCAAAACCCGCAATGCCGAGTACAAGCGTTCGTGTCATGAGGCCTCGATTCACGTCCCCACCGCAATTCGGGGACCTGGATTCCAGGGAGGCGGTCGCATTGAGAGGTTGGTCAGTCTGATCGATCTGCCCCCCACCCTCCTCGATGCCGCCGGGATCGAGGTGCCGCCGGAAATGCAGGGGCAGTCTGTGCTCAGTCTGCTGAAGGGCGATCCATCCGTGACCTGGCCGGAGGAAGTTTTTGTTCAGATCAGCGAGAGCCACACCGGTCGCTGTGTGCGCACCGCCCGCTGGAAATACAGCGTCCGATCTCCGGAAACGGGCGATGACGGCAAGCCGGTCTCCAAGCCGGGATCCGAGGTCTACGAGGACGATTTCCTCTATGATCTTCAGTCCGACCCCTGGGAGCAGACCAACCTGATCGGGATGCCGCCCTTCCGGGAGGTGGTGGCGGACATGCGTCATAGGCTGGTTCGCAGGATGGTCTCGGCCGGCGAGGAGGAGCCCCGCTTCATCGACGCGCCCGAAGCCTATGCCTTCCAGCGCAAGCCGCACTTCGCCGGAGGTTCGGGGGTGGCCTGA
- a CDS encoding AraC family transcriptional regulator, translated as MMTTVAELSEIHQVGSNTVERRITRHSCPQIWERGISMAGISEAGEDFRFVRSHPHFTQILVATAGVGQALVDGAWVRLTKGWAYVTPPDHLHAYHTDPETGFWEVAWIIIPKSSPAPPARPPDKPRIIETDGDVFRAAIFGLFSENLGNADPAMMESWADLARALTARVAGATPRDEVIDLFWKRVAGRLAHPWCLSEMAGTLGCSEEHLRRLCQRRYGCSPMRRLLCLRMQHAASLLSVTQLTVAAIGEQVGYENEFAFSNAFKRWSRGTAPSIYRKQIGNA; from the coding sequence ATGATGACCACCGTCGCAGAACTCAGCGAGATCCACCAGGTCGGCAGCAACACGGTGGAACGGCGGATCACCCGCCACAGCTGTCCCCAGATCTGGGAACGGGGCATTTCCATGGCCGGCATCTCCGAGGCCGGGGAGGATTTCCGCTTCGTCCGCAGTCACCCCCATTTCACCCAGATCCTCGTGGCGACGGCCGGGGTCGGGCAGGCCCTCGTCGACGGGGCATGGGTCCGGCTGACCAAGGGATGGGCCTATGTGACTCCCCCCGACCATCTGCATGCCTACCATACCGACCCGGAGACCGGATTCTGGGAAGTGGCCTGGATTATCATCCCAAAATCGAGCCCGGCCCCGCCGGCCCGACCACCGGACAAGCCACGGATCATCGAGACCGACGGTGACGTTTTCCGCGCCGCCATCTTCGGTCTCTTCAGCGAAAACCTCGGGAATGCCGATCCCGCCATGATGGAGTCGTGGGCCGATCTCGCCCGCGCCCTGACCGCCCGGGTGGCGGGAGCGACTCCGCGCGATGAAGTCATCGATCTGTTCTGGAAACGGGTGGCCGGGCGCCTCGCCCACCCGTGGTGCCTGTCAGAAATGGCGGGAACCCTCGGCTGCAGTGAAGAACACCTGCGACGCCTTTGCCAGCGACGCTACGGCTGCAGCCCGATGCGGCGTCTCCTGTGCCTGCGGATGCAGCATGCTGCCAGCCTGCTTTCGGTGACCCAGTTGACTGTCGCAGCCATCGGCGAGCAGGTCGGCTACGAGAACGAATTCGCTTTCTCCAACGCTTTCAAACGCTGGAGCCGCGGAACGGCGCCGTCGATCTACCGCAAGCAGATCGGAAACGCCTGA
- a CDS encoding sulfatase: MPNIVFILIDDMGWKDLGTYGSGFYETPNLDRMAAEGMTFTDAYASCPVCSPTRASCLTGRYPARLGVTQWIGGHTVGRLQDVPYHHALPLSEVTSATVLRDAGYQTWHVGKWHLGPPQTWPDRHGFDVNIGGCDWGSPKKGYFSPYAIPGLEDGAEGEYLTDRLTDEAVRLIAERDPARPFFLNLWHYAVHTPIQAPEALVEKYREKARRLGLDTEKTFEEGDFFPVAHKRDQRIVRRLLQSDPVYAAMVENLDTNIGRLLDALQSAGLAENTLVVFTSDNGGLATAEGSPTCNAPLHEGKGWMYEGGTREPLIVRWPGRVEAGSICATPVTSTDFFPTFLEAAGLSLRPDLHNDGISLMPLLNGSGEVDREAIYWHYPHYSNQGDTPGCSVRAGDWKLIEYFEDGRLELYNLREDIGESVNRAGTEPEVSRRLKAMLDEWKDSVEAVIPRPNPNWVE, encoded by the coding sequence ATGCCGAACATCGTCTTCATCCTGATTGACGACATGGGATGGAAGGACCTCGGGACCTATGGCAGCGGGTTCTATGAAACGCCCAACCTCGACCGCATGGCCGCGGAGGGGATGACCTTCACCGACGCCTACGCGTCCTGTCCGGTCTGCTCGCCCACCCGGGCCAGTTGCCTGACCGGGCGCTACCCGGCCCGTCTCGGGGTCACCCAGTGGATCGGTGGTCACACCGTGGGCAGGTTGCAGGATGTCCCCTACCACCACGCTCTTCCGCTCAGCGAAGTGACCAGCGCTACCGTTCTGCGCGATGCCGGTTACCAGACCTGGCATGTGGGCAAGTGGCACCTGGGTCCCCCTCAGACCTGGCCGGATAGACACGGATTTGACGTCAATATCGGGGGGTGTGATTGGGGATCGCCGAAGAAGGGCTATTTCAGCCCTTACGCCATCCCCGGTCTCGAGGATGGAGCGGAGGGTGAATACCTGACCGACCGATTGACCGACGAAGCGGTCCGCCTGATTGCGGAGCGGGATCCGGCACGGCCGTTTTTTCTCAATCTCTGGCACTACGCCGTCCACACCCCGATCCAGGCGCCGGAGGCCCTGGTGGAGAAGTACCGGGAAAAGGCAAGACGCCTGGGACTCGATACGGAAAAGACCTTCGAGGAGGGCGATTTCTTTCCTGTCGCCCACAAACGCGATCAACGCATCGTCCGCCGCCTTCTCCAGTCCGATCCGGTCTACGCGGCCATGGTGGAAAATCTGGATACGAATATCGGACGATTGCTCGATGCCCTCCAGTCGGCGGGTCTCGCCGAAAACACGCTCGTTGTCTTCACCTCGGACAACGGGGGACTGGCCACAGCCGAAGGTTCGCCGACCTGCAATGCCCCGCTTCACGAGGGCAAGGGATGGATGTATGAGGGGGGAACCCGGGAACCGCTCATCGTGCGCTGGCCCGGTCGGGTCGAAGCCGGGTCGATTTGCGCCACGCCCGTCACCAGCACCGACTTCTTCCCCACCTTCCTCGAGGCGGCGGGACTGTCCTTGCGGCCCGACCTGCACAATGACGGGATCAGTCTGATGCCACTGCTGAATGGATCAGGCGAGGTCGACCGCGAGGCCATCTACTGGCATTACCCCCACTACAGCAATCAGGGTGATACGCCGGGTTGCTCGGTCCGGGCGGGCGACTGGAAACTTATCGAGTATTTCGAGGACGGCCGGCTCGAACTCTACAACCTGCGCGAGGATATCGGCGAGTCGGTCAACCGCGCCGGGACGGAACCCGAGGTCAGCCGCCGTCTCAAGGCGATGCTGGACGAGTGGAAGGATTCGGTCGAAGCCGTTATTCCCAGGCCGAATCCGAACTGGGTGGAATAG
- a CDS encoding aldo/keto reductase — MEYTELGRTGLQISVAGLGCGGHSRLGLAHGRSENEAADVVRCAVDHGVNLIDTARYYGTEAAVGAAARDRNRASLVLCTKIPIRREGGLIDPDRIRSDLEESLKQLKTDVVDVLYLHGVAETDYAFAVSECLPVMEGLRQSGKVRFIGVTESFSVDQTHAMLTRATRDPCWDVVMVGFNILNQTARQTILPQAREGRIGTTLMFAVRRALSRPAALRDVVRRLVSQGHDQLAELDPDNPLDFLLRPGGAATVTEAAYRFCRHEPGVDCVLFGTGNLDHIPENIASILGPPLPTEDTARLRELFGSIDSESGN, encoded by the coding sequence ATGGAATACACCGAACTGGGTCGAACCGGACTGCAGATCAGCGTGGCCGGACTCGGTTGCGGCGGCCACAGCCGGCTGGGGCTGGCCCACGGACGGAGCGAAAATGAGGCCGCCGACGTGGTTCGATGCGCGGTCGACCACGGCGTCAACCTGATCGACACGGCACGCTATTACGGGACTGAAGCGGCGGTGGGTGCGGCCGCCCGTGACCGCAACCGCGCATCGCTCGTCCTTTGCACCAAGATTCCCATCCGACGTGAAGGCGGATTGATCGATCCCGACCGGATCCGCAGCGATCTCGAGGAAAGCCTGAAGCAACTGAAGACGGACGTGGTTGACGTTCTTTACCTGCACGGTGTCGCGGAGACCGATTATGCCTTCGCGGTTTCAGAGTGCCTGCCAGTGATGGAGGGCCTTCGCCAGTCCGGCAAGGTCCGCTTTATCGGTGTGACCGAGTCCTTTTCCGTCGACCAGACTCACGCCATGCTCACCCGGGCCACCCGCGACCCCTGCTGGGATGTCGTCATGGTGGGGTTCAACATCCTCAACCAGACCGCCCGACAGACCATCCTTCCCCAAGCCCGGGAGGGCCGGATCGGCACGACCTTGATGTTCGCCGTGCGCCGCGCGTTGAGCCGGCCCGCTGCCCTCCGGGACGTGGTTCGGCGGCTGGTTTCCCAGGGACACGACCAACTGGCCGAGCTGGATCCGGACAACCCGCTCGACTTTCTCCTGCGGCCGGGAGGGGCCGCGACCGTGACGGAGGCGGCGTACCGCTTCTGCCGTCATGAGCCCGGGGTGGATTGCGTGCTTTTCGGAACCGGAAATCTCGATCACATCCCGGAGAACATCGCCTCGATCCTGGGACCACCCCTCCCCACCGAAGATACCGCACGACTGAGGGAACTGTTCGGGAGCATCGACTCGGAGTCGGGGAACTGA
- a CDS encoding alcohol dehydrogenase catalytic domain-containing protein: MHAIHLHGPKDLRLSQVPDPDHDPASGEVLIRVGAVGICGSDLHLYESGQIGNIGRSAPFVPGHEFMGTIEAIAPGTRDGHNAPLNVGQRVAVDPQVPCRHCRWCDEGHPNLCPNHNFFGLHPADGALREQMIVPGRNCFPIPDSISDGGGAVLETLGVAIHAVDLAHPRVACSSVVIGCGPVGLLVLRMAKLAGLEPLIAIDPIANRVDLARAWGATHGIVGRSEEAIEEVREITAGHGTDFTFEAAWAGPSVGAAVTMAAPGGRVVLVGIPPDDACAMAHSEGRRKGLSVIFSRRMKHVYPRAIKLATGPSPAVAVDELISHVFPLAETAKAFALNSAYGDGVIKAIIRP; the protein is encoded by the coding sequence ATGCATGCGATTCACCTGCACGGCCCGAAAGACCTGCGTCTCAGCCAGGTTCCCGATCCCGACCACGATCCTGCCTCGGGCGAGGTCCTCATCCGGGTCGGTGCGGTCGGGATCTGTGGCTCGGACCTCCACCTCTACGAGAGCGGACAGATCGGAAATATCGGGCGCTCGGCCCCCTTCGTGCCCGGTCACGAATTCATGGGAACGATCGAGGCGATCGCCCCCGGGACCCGCGACGGGCACAATGCCCCACTCAATGTCGGCCAGCGCGTGGCGGTCGATCCGCAGGTCCCCTGCCGGCACTGCCGCTGGTGCGACGAGGGGCATCCCAACCTCTGCCCGAACCACAACTTCTTCGGCCTCCACCCGGCCGACGGTGCCCTTCGGGAGCAGATGATCGTTCCGGGCCGGAACTGCTTCCCCATCCCCGATTCGATCAGCGACGGCGGCGGGGCCGTTCTTGAGACCCTCGGGGTCGCCATCCATGCCGTCGACCTCGCTCATCCCCGGGTGGCTTGCTCGAGCGTGGTCATCGGCTGCGGACCAGTCGGACTGCTTGTCCTCCGGATGGCCAAGCTGGCCGGGCTGGAACCCCTCATCGCCATCGATCCCATCGCCAACCGCGTCGATCTGGCCCGCGCATGGGGGGCGACCCATGGAATCGTCGGGCGATCGGAAGAGGCGATTGAGGAAGTCAGGGAGATCACCGCTGGACACGGGACCGATTTCACCTTTGAAGCCGCCTGGGCGGGACCTTCAGTGGGCGCAGCCGTCACCATGGCCGCACCCGGAGGACGGGTTGTCCTCGTGGGTATCCCGCCCGATGATGCCTGCGCAATGGCCCATTCCGAAGGACGCCGCAAGGGACTCTCGGTCATCTTCTCCCGACGGATGAAGCACGTCTATCCCCGCGCCATCAAACTGGCCACCGGCCCCTCCCCTGCGGTCGCCGTCGACGAACTGATCTCACACGTCTTTCCACTGGCCGAGACCGCCAAAGCCTTCGCGCTGAATTCCGCCTACGGGGACGGGGTGATCAAGGCGATCATCCGGCCGTAG
- a CDS encoding uroporphyrinogen decarboxylase family protein: MEAFGRIHPSQRRFDQWLQMSEAERDLHRKDLGDLYVTTLRRFDLSGMIFNEPKQWRDEDIRASLDHARAMDRGEHAFCLHGDATFGVPDGEHMMEFVMDLADHPRKMKDLAARRVDERLKRSEAIRGWGTVDVLVLCADYCFNQGPFLSPAMFDEFVTPYLTRLIRGSRELGFHVIKHTDGNIMPILDSLLEGEPHALHSLDPQGQVDLAEVKRRVGHRVCLIGNVSCAALQTGTDDEVVADARRALRDGMPGGGYVFGTSNCIYTGMALERYELMLKVWREEGVY, encoded by the coding sequence ATGGAAGCCTTTGGTCGGATTCATCCCTCGCAGAGGCGCTTTGACCAGTGGCTGCAGATGAGTGAAGCCGAGAGGGACCTCCACCGGAAGGATCTCGGCGATCTTTATGTGACGACCCTGCGGCGTTTCGACCTTTCAGGGATGATCTTCAATGAACCGAAGCAATGGAGGGACGAAGACATCCGCGCCTCACTTGACCATGCCCGGGCCATGGACCGGGGCGAACACGCCTTCTGTCTGCATGGCGACGCCACCTTCGGGGTGCCTGATGGCGAGCACATGATGGAATTCGTCATGGATCTGGCGGACCATCCCCGGAAGATGAAGGATCTGGCCGCCCGCCGGGTCGACGAGAGACTCAAGCGCTCAGAGGCGATCCGGGGATGGGGGACGGTCGACGTCCTCGTGCTCTGCGCCGACTACTGCTTCAACCAGGGGCCTTTCCTCTCCCCGGCAATGTTCGATGAGTTTGTCACGCCCTATCTGACGCGCCTGATCCGGGGATCCAGGGAACTGGGGTTCCACGTGATCAAGCACACCGACGGCAATATCATGCCGATCCTCGACAGCCTGCTCGAGGGCGAACCCCACGCCCTGCACAGCCTCGATCCACAGGGGCAGGTGGATCTGGCCGAGGTCAAACGGCGGGTCGGCCACCGTGTCTGCCTGATCGGCAATGTCAGCTGTGCCGCCCTCCAGACGGGAACCGACGACGAGGTGGTCGCCGACGCCCGCCGCGCCCTGCGCGACGGCATGCCCGGCGGCGGCTACGTCTTCGGCACCAGCAACTGCATCTATACCGGGATGGCCCTCGAGCGCTACGAACTGATGCTCAAGGTCTGGCGCGAGGAAGGGGTGTATTGA
- a CDS encoding alpha-glucosidase/alpha-galactosidase produces MPIKIAMIGAGSIGFTRRLMQDVLCVPELADTEFAFTDLSKANLDMVTTLCRRDIKANRLPARVTATTNRRKALEGADYVLSMIRQGGLEAFQTDIDIPLKYGIDQCVGDTICAGGIMYAQRGIPALLDFCRDIREVAKPGALFLNYANPMAMNTWACNQYGGVQTIGLCHGVQGAHWQITRCIERWARKKGMLADDAKLHRREVDVVAAGLNHQTWFIRVEWNGIDFIPMLLELFEEHPEYSVNEKVRIDVLRRFGYYSTESNGHLSEYLPWYRKRPSEIKKWISMSSWINGETGGYLRVCTEGRNWFETDFPNWIKQEAPKISAEHRSEEHGSYIIEALETGRVYRGHFNVPNRGHITNLQDGCIVEIPGYVDRNGLNMPVVGDLPMACAATCSVSARVQQMGVEAAVHGDLTLLKQAMLHDPLTGAICNPEEVWQMTDEMLVAQAKWLPQYKTEIPAARRRLSEHVKNGTRVKLRETWKGSARKRTKTIEELSRNVASARANASAADKGKMTLDGRVARLVKENGSQP; encoded by the coding sequence ATGCCCATCAAGATCGCCATGATCGGAGCCGGTTCGATCGGCTTCACCCGCCGCCTGATGCAGGATGTGCTCTGTGTTCCCGAACTGGCCGACACGGAATTTGCCTTCACCGATCTTTCGAAGGCCAATCTCGACATGGTGACCACGCTTTGCCGGCGGGACATCAAGGCGAACAGACTTCCCGCCAGAGTCACCGCCACCACCAATCGCCGCAAGGCGCTCGAGGGTGCGGACTACGTTCTTTCCATGATCCGCCAGGGAGGCCTGGAGGCCTTCCAGACCGACATCGACATCCCGCTCAAGTACGGGATTGATCAATGTGTCGGGGATACCATCTGCGCGGGCGGCATCATGTATGCCCAACGCGGCATCCCGGCCCTGCTGGATTTCTGCAGGGACATCCGCGAGGTGGCCAAGCCCGGCGCGCTCTTCCTGAACTACGCCAATCCGATGGCGATGAATACCTGGGCCTGCAACCAGTACGGAGGTGTTCAGACGATCGGCCTCTGTCACGGAGTGCAGGGCGCGCACTGGCAGATTACCCGCTGCATCGAGCGCTGGGCCAGGAAGAAGGGAATGCTGGCCGATGACGCCAAACTGCACCGGCGCGAGGTCGACGTCGTCGCGGCCGGCCTCAATCACCAGACCTGGTTCATCCGGGTCGAGTGGAACGGCATTGATTTCATCCCCATGCTGCTCGAGCTCTTTGAGGAACACCCGGAATACAGCGTCAATGAGAAGGTCCGCATCGACGTCCTCCGCCGTTTTGGCTACTACAGCACGGAGTCAAACGGACACCTGAGCGAATACCTGCCCTGGTACCGGAAGCGGCCGTCCGAAATCAAGAAGTGGATCTCGATGAGTTCCTGGATCAACGGGGAGACCGGCGGTTACCTGCGGGTCTGTACCGAGGGCCGCAATTGGTTTGAGACCGATTTCCCGAACTGGATCAAGCAAGAGGCCCCGAAGATCTCCGCGGAACACCGCAGTGAGGAGCACGGCAGCTATATCATCGAGGCGTTGGAAACCGGCCGGGTCTATCGCGGCCACTTCAACGTGCCCAACCGGGGCCACATTACGAACCTTCAAGACGGCTGCATCGTTGAGATTCCCGGCTATGTCGACCGCAACGGCCTCAATATGCCGGTGGTCGGGGACCTTCCGATGGCCTGCGCGGCCACCTGTTCGGTCTCAGCCCGCGTCCAGCAGATGGGTGTCGAGGCGGCCGTTCACGGCGATCTCACCCTCTTGAAGCAGGCCATGCTCCACGATCCCCTGACCGGCGCGATCTGCAATCCCGAGGAAGTCTGGCAGATGACCGATGAAATGCTGGTCGCCCAGGCGAAGTGGCTTCCTCAATACAAGACCGAGATCCCCGCGGCCCGCCGGCGTCTCAGCGAACACGTGAAGAACGGCACGCGGGTAAAGCTCAGGGAAACGTGGAAGGGTTCGGCCCGCAAACGGACCAAGACCATCGAAGAACTCTCCCGCAACGTGGCTTCCGCCCGGGCCAATGCCTCCGCTGCCGACAAGGGCAAGATGACCCTGGACGGGCGGGTGGCCCGACTGGTCAAGGAGAACGGCAGCCAGCCCTGA
- a CDS encoding FAD-dependent oxidoreductase, protein MTTERYDLAVIGGGSGGFGAALAAAREGCRVILIERAPTLGGNAARGGVNCWEPGAGGTGFPFEIYKHLKKMPRSVGIYTHRRHMSVPVAGQPIFPGGEQVIDPDRRYVDSLRRFAGKSVERDWAFTREHCHGVPFEPAAYERVIGEMLAETGRVTTRVGTAFTTVEVSGRRITSIGLDSGEVIEADTFIDATADIHLAAMAGCQTQLGQEARSVYQEPSAPEKPTDRLNAVTLIYRVDPRTDGPGVDPLPDGIAESCWWRKEFPVAACNEYPAGGWNINMLPTMEGLEAWRLGPDRARLECRRRVIAHWHHFQTVFPEWRHYRLTWIAPALGVRETRRLVGRHVLTEHDLDATLKSQTHPDLICIADHPKDVHGEARQGMMKEVSFPYGVPFRCLLPKEFDNLAVACRGASFSSIGASSCRLSRTMMQLGQAAGTAAAIARRHRISISDTPVRTLRETLQARQVQLTWPAPAGLQAYLEAEDA, encoded by the coding sequence ATGACAACAGAACGCTACGATCTCGCGGTCATCGGTGGCGGAAGCGGCGGGTTCGGCGCGGCCCTCGCCGCCGCCCGGGAGGGCTGCCGGGTCATCCTGATCGAGCGCGCTCCCACCCTTGGGGGCAATGCCGCCAGAGGGGGGGTCAACTGCTGGGAACCGGGGGCCGGCGGGACCGGCTTTCCCTTCGAAATCTACAAGCACCTCAAGAAGATGCCCCGCTCTGTCGGCATCTATACTCATCGCCGCCACATGTCTGTTCCGGTGGCCGGTCAACCGATCTTCCCCGGGGGTGAACAGGTCATCGACCCGGATCGACGTTATGTCGATTCCCTCCGTCGGTTTGCGGGAAAATCCGTCGAACGGGATTGGGCATTCACTCGGGAGCATTGCCATGGCGTACCCTTCGAGCCGGCCGCCTACGAGCGCGTCATCGGGGAAATGCTCGCGGAAACCGGCCGCGTGACCACTCGCGTTGGGACGGCCTTCACGACTGTTGAAGTGAGCGGGCGGCGGATCACCTCGATCGGCCTTGATTCCGGTGAGGTGATTGAGGCGGATACCTTCATCGATGCCACGGCCGACATCCACCTGGCCGCGATGGCCGGGTGTCAGACCCAGCTGGGCCAGGAAGCCCGGAGCGTCTACCAGGAACCGAGTGCCCCGGAGAAGCCGACCGATCGCTTGAACGCGGTCACCCTGATCTACCGGGTCGACCCTCGCACGGACGGCCCGGGGGTGGACCCGCTGCCCGACGGTATCGCGGAAAGCTGCTGGTGGCGGAAGGAATTCCCGGTCGCCGCCTGCAATGAATACCCGGCCGGCGGGTGGAACATCAATATGCTGCCGACGATGGAGGGGCTCGAGGCGTGGCGGCTGGGGCCGGACCGGGCCCGTCTGGAATGCCGGCGCCGGGTCATCGCTCACTGGCATCATTTCCAGACGGTCTTTCCCGAATGGCGGCACTACCGCCTGACCTGGATCGCGCCGGCCCTGGGGGTGCGCGAGACGCGGCGCTTGGTCGGACGCCATGTCCTGACCGAGCACGATCTCGACGCCACCCTGAAGAGCCAGACCCATCCCGACCTCATCTGCATCGCCGATCATCCCAAGGATGTTCACGGCGAAGCCCGCCAGGGCATGATGAAGGAAGTCTCCTTTCCCTACGGAGTCCCTTTCCGGTGTCTCCTGCCGAAGGAATTCGACAACCTCGCGGTCGCCTGCCGGGGCGCGAGCTTCTCTTCCATCGGCGCCTCCAGCTGCCGGCTGTCCCGAACCATGATGCAGCTCGGGCAGGCGGCCGGCACCGCCGCCGCCATCGCCCGGCGTCATCGTATTTCAATTTCAGATACACCGGTCCGGACACTGCGGGAAACCCTGCAGGCCCGGCAGGTCCAGCTCACCTGGCCGGCGCCGGCCGGTCTGCAGGCTTATCTCGAAGCCGAGGACGCCTGA
- a CDS encoding SDR family oxidoreductase produces MTQELNGKVALVTGGAKGFGRGIAAALRQAGATVFITGRDQRALDEAKNAIDVNAIRADATSSNDWDRVIEEILNRAGRIDILVNNAGGGIRIVPTEEQTDADIAEVIALNLNGPIYGCRRIAPLMRKQKSGTIINISSSAAHYAWPAWGIYGAAKAGLNHFSRSLYVELRPHGVRVTTISPSWGATGFLGAAGMDAMDPDTVSRSIQPAELGKLVTNVCLLPDHLCIQETILWPMIQDVSPM; encoded by the coding sequence ATGACACAGGAACTGAACGGGAAAGTCGCCCTCGTGACCGGCGGCGCCAAGGGTTTCGGCCGGGGCATTGCAGCGGCGCTGCGCCAGGCCGGAGCCACGGTCTTCATCACCGGCCGCGACCAAAGGGCCCTCGACGAAGCCAAGAATGCCATCGACGTGAACGCGATCCGGGCCGATGCCACTTCATCGAACGACTGGGATCGCGTGATCGAAGAGATCCTCAACCGGGCCGGCCGGATCGATATACTGGTCAACAACGCCGGGGGCGGTATCCGAATTGTACCGACGGAGGAGCAGACGGACGCGGATATCGCCGAAGTCATCGCCCTGAACCTGAACGGCCCCATCTACGGATGCCGCAGAATCGCCCCGCTCATGCGGAAACAGAAATCGGGCACCATCATCAACATCTCCAGCAGCGCCGCTCACTATGCCTGGCCGGCTTGGGGCATCTACGGAGCCGCCAAGGCCGGCCTGAATCACTTTTCCAGGTCCCTCTACGTCGAGCTGCGCCCCCACGGGGTCCGGGTGACCACGATCAGTCCATCCTGGGGGGCAACCGGCTTTCTGGGGGCTGCAGGAATGGATGCGATGGACCCGGACACGGTGTCCCGCAGCATCCAGCCCGCCGAGCTGGGAAAACTCGTGACCAACGTCTGCCTCCTGCCGGACCACCTCTGCATCCAGGAGACCATTCTCTGGCCCATGATCCAGGACGTGAGTCCGATGTAG